In one Shewanella loihica PV-4 genomic region, the following are encoded:
- a CDS encoding potassium channel family protein translates to MNLDKALSNISEKNNFIYLTLALIMLLIAAALVQLLQDNVIEYVIQGIMVVIFIVCFVSLRFDRKWTHFLRGLAVVWIAAIAAKHLFHIKEMSILMLSLTFVFFYGTFQSLVRKILFSGQIDTNKLIGSVALFLLLGLMWAVAYLLLLELDPFAFRGLEAIPWEDNFSNSAYFSFVTLTTLGYGDISPVTPIAKTLVYLESVVGVFYMAVVVSSLVSSNLGRNAAR, encoded by the coding sequence ATGAATCTCGATAAAGCGTTGTCAAATATTAGCGAGAAGAATAACTTCATCTACTTAACGTTAGCTTTAATCATGCTGTTAATTGCCGCCGCCCTCGTTCAACTACTACAAGACAATGTGATCGAATACGTCATACAGGGGATTATGGTAGTGATTTTTATTGTTTGCTTTGTAAGTTTGCGCTTTGATCGAAAGTGGACGCATTTTTTAAGAGGTTTAGCCGTGGTTTGGATAGCTGCTATTGCCGCGAAACACCTCTTTCATATCAAAGAGATGAGCATATTGATGCTTTCTCTGACTTTTGTCTTTTTCTATGGCACTTTCCAATCTTTAGTAAGAAAAATCTTGTTTTCAGGCCAAATAGACACCAACAAACTTATTGGTTCTGTAGCCCTATTCTTATTGCTTGGTTTAATGTGGGCGGTGGCTTACCTTTTGTTACTTGAGCTAGACCCTTTCGCATTTCGCGGGTTAGAAGCAATTCCATGGGAAGATAATTTTTCTAATAGCGCTTATTTTAGCTTCGTGACCTTAACCACTCTCGGTTATGGGGATATCAGTCCAGTGACTCCAATTGCGAAAACGTTAGTCTATTTAGAGTCGGTTGTTGGTGTTTTTTATATGGCAGTAGTGGTGTCTAGTTTAGTCAGTTCGAATTTAGGTAGAAACGCGGCTAGATAA
- a CDS encoding S9 family peptidase → MGRGYQLTALAAICAGAMGLSSGVLAAERTHQITTDDFFTIGNMGNVQLSPDGKHALWLESRWDKELDKAQKDLWLIDTKSRKTNRLTFTNESESSPQWSPDGSAIYYLVKQSREDNKAPYNGKAQVFRINLGSTEAVPVTKEAEGVKQFQLSQDGKSLYFLTNKTTTDKDIWAKVRAKHGAPKYGHGKVTTNPLYKLDLDHYQQSLVLDDDKVVWNFSVNQDASQIARITTQDNELVNLEGWSNIEVFNTQSQQNKVLEDSAWREQAPSPYGWLLGLAWHEDNQRLAFRIDFDGHPGKLFVVKPKDDKAKLIQVKTEGDVTFNSSDIHWRPGSDELCYRGYDHARVKLFCSEIDNQGQGDTRTVLAGDLVMGSYSFTHNGKKLAFSHNGLDHFSDLFIADAASKKAKYKRLTNINPQVDSWILPEISIVKWTAPDGSQVEGILDLPAGYKKSDGPLPLIVQIHGGPTSATPYALQHRSYGRSTFTANGWALLSPNYRGSTGYGDKFLTDLVGQEHEIEVADIMAGVDHLIKQGIADGDKMAVMGWSNGGYLTNALISTTNRFKAASSGAGVFDQRLQWMLEDTPGHVINFMQGLPWEKPEAYTHGSSLTHADKIKTPTLIHIGENDQRVPLGHAQGLYRALKHYLNVPVELVVYPGEGHGLSKYQHRQAKMDWDKLWFEHYVLGKQMDEAK, encoded by the coding sequence ATGGGAAGGGGATATCAACTCACCGCGTTGGCGGCGATCTGTGCGGGCGCCATGGGACTGAGCAGCGGCGTATTGGCCGCCGAGCGTACTCACCAGATCACCACGGATGACTTTTTCACCATAGGCAACATGGGCAATGTTCAGCTCAGTCCAGATGGCAAACATGCACTCTGGCTAGAATCCCGCTGGGACAAGGAGCTGGACAAGGCGCAGAAAGATCTCTGGCTTATCGATACCAAGTCACGCAAGACCAACCGCCTCACCTTCACCAACGAGAGCGAATCCAGCCCTCAGTGGAGCCCAGACGGAAGCGCCATCTACTATCTGGTCAAGCAGAGCCGCGAAGACAACAAGGCCCCCTACAACGGCAAGGCTCAGGTGTTCAGAATCAACCTGGGCAGCACAGAAGCTGTCCCTGTCACCAAGGAAGCCGAGGGAGTAAAACAGTTCCAGCTCAGCCAAGATGGCAAGAGCCTCTACTTCCTCACCAACAAGACCACCACAGACAAAGATATCTGGGCCAAGGTAAGAGCCAAACACGGCGCGCCTAAGTATGGTCACGGCAAGGTCACTACCAACCCCCTCTACAAGCTAGATCTCGACCACTACCAACAGAGCCTAGTACTGGACGATGACAAGGTGGTGTGGAACTTCAGCGTCAACCAGGACGCCAGCCAGATCGCCCGTATCACCACCCAGGACAACGAACTGGTCAACCTGGAAGGCTGGTCAAACATAGAGGTGTTCAACACCCAGTCACAGCAAAACAAGGTGCTGGAAGACAGCGCCTGGCGCGAACAGGCGCCCTCGCCTTATGGCTGGCTACTGGGCCTGGCCTGGCATGAAGACAACCAACGCCTGGCGTTTCGTATCGACTTCGATGGCCACCCGGGCAAGCTGTTTGTGGTTAAGCCTAAAGATGACAAGGCCAAGCTAATTCAGGTGAAGACAGAGGGTGATGTCACCTTCAACTCGAGCGACATCCATTGGCGACCAGGCAGCGACGAGCTCTGCTATCGCGGCTACGACCACGCCAGGGTCAAACTCTTCTGTAGCGAGATAGATAACCAGGGGCAAGGGGACACTCGTACCGTACTGGCTGGCGATCTGGTAATGGGCAGCTATAGCTTCACCCACAATGGCAAGAAACTGGCCTTCAGCCACAACGGCCTGGATCATTTCAGCGACCTCTTCATCGCCGATGCCGCCAGCAAGAAGGCCAAGTACAAGCGGCTGACCAACATCAACCCTCAGGTCGACAGCTGGATCCTGCCAGAGATCTCTATAGTGAAATGGACCGCGCCGGACGGCAGCCAGGTGGAGGGGATCCTGGATCTGCCCGCAGGTTATAAGAAGAGTGACGGCCCGCTGCCGCTGATCGTGCAGATCCACGGCGGTCCGACCTCGGCCACCCCCTACGCGCTGCAACACAGATCCTACGGGCGCAGCACTTTTACCGCCAACGGCTGGGCGCTACTCTCGCCTAACTACCGCGGTTCTACCGGCTATGGCGACAAGTTCCTCACGGACCTAGTGGGCCAGGAGCATGAGATCGAGGTGGCCGACATCATGGCCGGTGTCGATCATCTGATCAAACAGGGCATCGCCGACGGTGACAAGATGGCGGTGATGGGCTGGAGCAACGGTGGCTATCTCACCAACGCCCTCATCAGCACCACCAATCGCTTCAAGGCTGCCAGCTCGGGGGCCGGCGTATTCGACCAGCGTCTGCAGTGGATGCTGGAGGATACCCCAGGCCATGTGATCAACTTCATGCAGGGCCTGCCCTGGGAGAAGCCAGAGGCCTACACCCACGGCTCGTCGCTGACCCATGCCGACAAGATCAAGACACCGACCTTGATCCACATAGGCGAAAACGACCAGCGTGTGCCACTGGGTCATGCCCAGGGGCTCTACCGCGCCCTGAAGCACTACCTGAATGTGCCGGTCGAATTGGTGGTCTATCCGGGTGAGGGCCATGGTCTGAGCAAGTACCAGCACAGACAGGCCAAGATGGACTGGGACAAGCTGTGGTTCGAGCACTATGTGCTGGGTAAGCAGATGGACGAAGCTAAGTAA
- a CDS encoding YSC84-related protein: MHKYLSTLILSCCVALGLLTSPMTLAADSYSEAIANFKKAPDTQKFFNSAYGYAIFPTVGKGGIGIGAAYGKGRVYKGGAHTGDSSLTQLSIGFQLGGQAYSEIIFFKDAKAYQEFTSGSFEFGATASAVAINVGANAQVGTTGNSAGAGHSGANKAASAAYINGMAIFTAAKGGLMYEAALAGQSFTFEPK, from the coding sequence ATGCATAAGTATCTGTCTACCTTAATTCTAAGCTGTTGTGTGGCATTGGGATTATTGACGTCCCCCATGACGCTCGCCGCCGACAGCTACAGCGAGGCGATCGCCAACTTCAAGAAAGCCCCGGACACCCAGAAGTTTTTCAACTCCGCCTATGGCTACGCCATCTTTCCCACCGTCGGCAAGGGCGGCATAGGCATAGGTGCCGCCTACGGTAAGGGCCGTGTCTACAAGGGCGGTGCCCATACCGGCGACTCCAGCCTGACCCAGCTGTCCATTGGCTTCCAGCTCGGCGGACAGGCCTACAGCGAGATCATCTTCTTCAAAGATGCCAAAGCTTATCAAGAGTTTACCAGCGGCAGCTTCGAGTTCGGCGCCACCGCCTCGGCGGTCGCCATCAATGTCGGCGCCAATGCCCAGGTGGGCACCACAGGTAACTCCGCGGGCGCAGGCCACTCGGGGGCCAACAAGGCCGCCAGCGCCGCCTACATCAACGGCATGGCAATCTTCACCGCCGCCAAGGGTGGCCTGATGTATGAAGCCGCACTGGCCGGGCAGTCTTTTACCTTTGAACCCAAATAG